The Candidatus Bathyarchaeota archaeon region TTGTGGTGTATCCGTCTTGGGCTTTAACGGTGACGTTGTTGCTGCCTGTGATTCCGACGAGGTTGCAGAGGTCAATTAATTTTATACCTGTATAGTTACCAACGTTTACGATGGTGCCTGTGCTTTTTCTGGAGCCGCCATCATAAGTTATTGAAGTCATTTTTGCGATGTCATTTGAGAACAAAACGACTCTGTTGCCGTCTGCGCCAACCACCGTTAAAGTTAAGTCGGGGATGGGCAGGATTTGTATCTGCGCTACGCCGTTGATTTTTTCGGCGCTTGATAACTCTGCGCCGGTTAGAGTTAAGGGGGCGTTGCCGCCGCTTAAAGCCAAGTTGTTTGCTGTATTTGCCAGCATGATGTTTTGGTTGCTTGTTATTCGGCTACTGTTAAAAGTTGCCACTTGTCCTTGGGCGCCGACGACTTTTACCACATAGCCTGATGTCAAAGCGCTGCTGCTTATGGCACCGTTGTTTTGTGCCCAAAGGGCTAACTGATAGAGAGATGTTCCCTGCCAGGTGGTTCCTGATTCAGTGTATGACACAAAGTTTTGGATAACTAAAGTATCAAAAGTACCTTTAGTCAGAGTGATTGTGCTTGATCCAGTTACTGCAATGTTCCAAGAGGTTGCAGTTGGATTGGCTGTAGGTGAAGGCGTGGCGGTGGGTTTAACAGTTGCTGCCGTGGTTGGTTTAGCAGTTGCTGTCGGTGTGGGTGATGGTGCTTGGTTTGATGTCACTTCTAGTTGGATAACTTTTTTTGACCATAGATTGCCTTCTGTGGCTAATCCTTCTGAACCTAAAATGGCTATTCTGAGTGGACCTTTATCGTCGGACAGAGGTGCTCCGTCTACGGAGTAAACTAGAACTAACTTTACGGGGGCGGTTGCATTGACCATGTCTCTTGTGGTTGGATCATACGTTCTGAAGTCTTGACCATTGATGACTTGGTTGTATGTGTAGGTCATTGGGTAACCGTCAGATGCTAAAGCCTTGAGTTTTTGGTCGCTTGTGATTCCGCCGACTAAATCCAAAAGGGTGCTGATTGGTACGCCTGTGTAGGTGCCGACGTCGGTTATTAAGCCGCCGCTGGTTTTTAGAGCTCCTTTTGAGGTGTAAGATTCTAGTGCTAGTATGTCTTGTTTGTTTAGGGTTTTTTGTTGCCCGTTACTTCCGATGAGAGTTAGGGTCATGTCTGGCAGTTCGCTGCTTGGTTTTGAGAGCAGGTATTGAGCGGCTACAACTGCCGAGGAAATGACGATTATTGTTATTATTATGGCTGCTATGATTTTTGTGTTGAAGTTTTTTGCTTGGCTGGTCATTTTTTTTACCTTCGGTGTTAGACTGGAATCGAACTTACTATTTAATCATATCGGCTTTTTTAGGAAAAAAACGCAATTTAACAACAAAACCCACCACCAAACCCAAACACAAAACCACAACCAAAACTACTGCAATAACCCAAACATTCTCCGCGACATCGTTGCGGAAATTCGTTGTCAAAGTAAAAACGTTGTTGGAATCAGTTAAGAATTGCGAAGAAGGAACAAGATAAGTCTGCACATCAACAATACCACCTGATACATCGAACGTCAAGATTCTGGCGCTAGCCGCGCCCATCCGCTCAAATGCATCCTGCTGATTGAACAACAACTCAAACCTATCCCCCGCTTTAACCACCTTGCCTTCCGTCGGATAATAATGCGCACTAAGCGTCAAAAACACGTTAGAATGAGTATCGAGTACTTCCTTCTTGAAGTTGGTCGCCCACTCATCGTATTTGCGCTCTTTGTTGAGGTACATGTGCATCGCAACGATTGCGTGTGCGTCTGGATTTGAGTCTAAAAGGTTGTTTACCCACGATACCACTGTTTCGTTAGCGTTGAATGCGACGTTTATGATGAGGCATTCCCAATCGCTCACTTTGAAGCGGACAGCCGTGTTCATCCCGTCAAATTTGTCGCTTACCCAGTAGGGTTTTGTTTGCATCAAAGCTGGATTAAACGCGGCATATTGGTTGCCTATCCAGTATGAGGTGTTGTAGTCGTGGTTGCCTGCGTTCCAGCAGTACGGCACATCGTTGTCAAGCAGCATACTCATTGATTGGTTGGCGTTTAGCCATTGAGTTTTGTTGCCTTCATCGTTTACTATGTCGCCTGTGTGGATGACCATTTTTATGTTGTAGGTTTCTTTGTTTTGTACAATCCAGCGACAGAGTTCGGTGTAGCTTTGGGGGTGGCTCTCGGAAAGGTATTGGGTGTCGGTTATCCATATCACTGAAAAGGTGCTTTTTGAGGTGGTGGATGCGGGAGCAAGTAGCGCAAGGATTAGTATGGCTACAGATAGAATTTGTTTGGGGGTTGTTTTCAAATGTGGGTTCGCCTGTTCTGTAAATGGCGATGTTACTATTAAATCACTTCGCCAAATGAACTGAAAAATCATCAACGACGCAACTTATATTAACAAACCCCTCCCTTCAAAAAGCGGAGCGTGAACCTTTCGACCCAAGTAATCGCCGCCATAGGAACCAGCGGATCAGGAAAAACCACCACACTCGAATACCTAATCACCAACCTAACCAACGAAGGATACAAAATCGGCGCAATCAAACATATACATCTCCAAAACTTCACCCTCGACCGTGAAGGCACCAACACTTGGAGATACGCCAAAGCAGGCGCAAAAATAGTCGTCGGCCTCTCGCCACATGAAATAGCCACCATCAAAAAAATCGAAACCGCCTCCACCCAGATAGACCAAATAATCAAATCCTTAGAGCCCGAAAACTTGGACATCATATTCATCGAAGGCTTACACGACACCATGTCAAAACGCAGCGACATCCCCAAAATCATCACAGCAAAAGACCCAAGCGACTTAGATGAAGCTTTAAAGAAAGCCGTTAAACCCATCTTGGCGATTGCAGGTTTAGTCGCTCTAAACATAAACAAAAAAGACGAAGATGGCGTCCCCTACATCAAAATCCCCTCGGATGGACCCAGACTTCTAAAAATAGTAAAAGAGCAACTCTAGATGATTATCCGCTGCGGCGCCGAATAGATGTTTAAGCGTTTTCCCCTCACAAACCCAACCAACGTCACGTTTGTTTTCTCAGCAGCATCCAAACCCGAGGAAAGCGCAGCCGCAATCGAGGCAATGATTGGTATTCCCACTTTTGCTGCTTTGTAAGTCATGTCGCCTGAGAGGCGCCCGCTTGAAGCCAAAAAGCACTCGCCCAGCGGCGTCTCTTTTAAGGCAGCCATCCCTATGGCTTTGTCAGCCGCGTTATGTCTCCCCACGTCCTCAGCCAACGCCACCAAAGTGCCATCCACCCGGTAGACGGCGGCAACATGCAAACCCCCAGTCAGCCGAAATCCTGCAGCCTTAAAATTTAAGGCATTAACGCCCTCAAAAATTACCTGCGCCGAAACCCTCAAATCCGAATCAACGCGAGGGATTTTTCCGACGTACTGGTATGGTGCAGGGCTTCCGCAGACAGATGGAATCACGCGGTTGTGTAGTCTGGATAGTTTCACGCGTAAATCCAAGTCGATGTCTGGTTTTATTGTGACGTTGCAGGTGTTCTCGTTGGGTTTTAGTTCGATTTCTCGGATTTCTTGGATTGATTTTAGGATGCCTTCTGAAAGTAGGTGTCCGACTGCGAGTTCTTTTTGGTCACTGGGAGAGGAGAGGATGGTTGCCCAAAACTTGTTGTTAACAAACAGGTGCAGGGGAGTTTCTTCGGCTATAAAGTCCACTTTTTTTTCTGTTTTGCCTGTTGAAACTTCAACTCTGATTATGTCGACTTCGCGAACCATCGAACTCCCACTTAGAGGTGTCTTGCGTCAACTGGGAAAGCATCTTTGAAGTATTTAACGTTTGATTAACTGCCACACGTCAAGCACGATAATTTAAAATAACCTTCCGCAAATAGAACTAATGGTGACGTGTTTTGGTGGAATTAGCTTGGGACAAACCCGTTTTAACCGTCTATCATGAGAACAATGAACATCCAGAAAGAGAGGCATTCGCAATCATTAAGGCAAAGAAACTCGTCCTCAACCAGTTGGAGCAGGGAGGATTCAGCGGGAACGTTGAGGACTTCTTTTGTCTGATGGGAGACGCGGATGAACTCAAGTCAAACCAGAAATACATTGTCTGCTGGTTTGACGACAAAGTGGATGACTTCTATGAGGGCTTTCGGCGGTTGTCTGGAGTTACATTTCCAAGTGGCGTAAATTACTCGCTGGACAAGCGGAACAAGCGAACCTACAACGCTGAATTCCAAGCAAAATATGCCAAACTCAAATAGTTAACTCAGCGATTTCTCAACGTGTAATAAAAATAGAATTAATGCATTTATCCAGTATAATACAACGTTTATCTTGGGTTTTAGGGATTTTTTGAACTTACTCTTAAATATAACTATCTAAATTTAACTTGTAAGGTCAAAATTATGGCGGAGCAAAAGTTAAAGGTAACTTTGCTTACGGGACGCACAATCGAGCAGGGCGTTGGCAAAGAAAGGGGAAAAAGCTCAGAAGACTATTTTGATGCGTGTTCAATGTGTTATATGGACGCAGGTGACATGCAGAAACTTGGCATAAAAAACGGAACAAACATAAAGGTCACCACCAAGAGCGGGTCAGTGGTTCTTAGAGCCGTCAAATATCGACGGGCATCGACTCCTGGCTTAATCTACATTCCTTATGGTCCTTGGGCTAACGCAGTCTGCAGTGACGAAACCACCAGCATCGGCATGCCCACTTTTAAAGGAACCCCAGCTGAAGTAGAACCAGCACCAGACGAACCTGTGCTGAAACTTGAAGAGTTACTCAAAGCAGAATTCGGGAGATAAACATGTCAGTAATTAAATCAGTTACTTGTCCAATATGCGGCTGTTTATGCGACGACATAGAATTAACCGTTGAAAACAACGAGGTTACAAAAGTCAAAAACGGCTGCGCAGTTTGTGAATCAAAATTCATAGGTTACAGAAGCGAACACAGAATCAAAACCCCGTTGATCCGAAAAGACGGAAAACTTGTGCCTGTCTCCATGAAAGAGGCGATCCATAAAGCAGCTGAAATCTTAGCCAACGCAAACTACCCTGTACTTTACGGCTGGAGTTCAACCAGCTGCGAAGCCCAACGTCTCGGTGTCGAATTAGCTGAAGAAGTCGGCGGAGTTATGGATAACACAGCCGTTGTCTGCCATGGTCCATCCATCTTAGGCGAGCAAGAAGCAGGCATCCCAACAGGCACATTGGGACAAATTAGGCACCGGGCTGACCTCATCATTTACTGGGGATGTGATCCTTGGAGTGCACACCCAAGGCACCTTGAAAGATACACATCTTTTGCTGAGGGTCGCTTCGAAAAAAGCGAATGGCAATCATACCTTAAAAAACTAAAAGCCCAAGCAGGCCAAAAGAAAGTCGAAAGCACAACAAGGCGCCTATCTGCAGGTGTTCAAATTCCAAGGCCCCAAGCTTGCAGTTTAGGTGGTATGCCCCCGTCCTTGTCGAAGCGTGGACGCAAACTCATCGTGATTGATGTACGCAAAACGATGTCTGCCGAGATGGCGGATTTCTTCATCCAAGTTGAACCCAACAAAGATTACGAACTAGTGCAAGCGTTACGGGCTCTGGTTCAAGACCAAGAGCTTGATGTAGACAAAGTTGCAGGTATCCCGATAGAGACCCTGCGAGAATTAGCCGACGCGCTAGTGAACTGCGAGTTAGGAGTAATCTTCTTCGGCATGGGATTAACCCAATCTACAGGCAAATTCAGAAACATCGAAGTCGCAATATCGCTGGTCAGAGACTTAAACATGAGAACCAAATTCTTGATTCTGCCCATGCGAGGACACTTCAACGTAACCGGCGCCAACACAGTAACAGCCTGGCAAAGCGGCTATCCTTATGGCGTTGATTTCTCGATGGGTTACCCCAGATACAACCCAGGAGAAACAACCTGCATGGAAATTCTACTCCGTGAAGAAAACGACGCGACACTCGTCATCGCTGCAGACCCAGCCGCAAACTTCCCCAAAAAAGCAGTACAAAACATGGTCAAACATCCCTTGATAGTCATAGACCCCCACATGAACGCAACCGCAATATTGGGCGATGTCGTTATTCCTTCAGCCTTTGTAGGTATAGAAGTTGAAGGCTCCGCTTACAGAATGGACCACGTACCCCTACCGCTTAAGAAGGTTGTTGAGCCACCTGAAGGAATAATCTCAGACCTTGAAATCCTAACAAAGATACTAGAAGAAGTAAAAGCCATAAAGGCACAAAAAACCGAAACAAACCAACCCCCTGCTGAAGCTAAACCTAAAGCAAAAACCGAGACCAAGAAAAAACCCAAATCGGTTAAAAAAACAAAAAAGAAGAAGGAGGCAGCATAAATGACCGAGTTATTAATCAAAAACGGGTTCGTTTTCGACCCAATAAACGGTGTTAATGGCGAAAAAATGGATATCGCCATAAAAGATGGAAAAATAGTTGAGAAAGTCCGCTCTACAGCCAAAACAATCGACGCTACAGGCTTGACAGTTATGGCTGGCGGTGTTGACATTCACTCCCACATCGCTGGAGGAGAAGTTAACACTGGACGCATCTTTAGACCAGAAGACCACATAAAAGACGCTGTTAGAAAAACCTCGCTAACCCGAGCAGGCACAGGCTA contains the following coding sequences:
- a CDS encoding metallophosphoesterase; amino-acid sequence: MKTTPKQILSVAILILALLAPASTTSKSTFSVIWITDTQYLSESHPQSYTELCRWIVQNKETYNIKMVIHTGDIVNDEGNKTQWLNANQSMSMLLDNDVPYCWNAGNHDYNTSYWIGNQYAAFNPALMQTKPYWVSDKFDGMNTAVRFKVSDWECLIINVAFNANETVVSWVNNLLDSNPDAHAIVAMHMYLNKERKYDEWATNFKKEVLDTHSNVFLTLSAHYYPTEGKVVKAGDRFELLFNQQDAFERMGAASARILTFDVSGGIVDVQTYLVPSSQFLTDSNNVFTLTTNFRNDVAENVWVIAVVLVVVLCLGLVVGFVVKLRFFPKKADMIK
- the mobB gene encoding molybdopterin-guanine dinucleotide biosynthesis protein B, translating into MNLSTQVIAAIGTSGSGKTTTLEYLITNLTNEGYKIGAIKHIHLQNFTLDREGTNTWRYAKAGAKIVVGLSPHEIATIKKIETASTQIDQIIKSLEPENLDIIFIEGLHDTMSKRSDIPKIITAKDPSDLDEALKKAVKPILAIAGLVALNINKKDEDGVPYIKIPSDGPRLLKIVKEQL
- the fdhD gene encoding formate dehydrogenase accessory sulfurtransferase FdhD — translated: MVREVDIIRVEVSTGKTEKKVDFIAEETPLHLFVNNKFWATILSSPSDQKELAVGHLLSEGILKSIQEIREIELKPNENTCNVTIKPDIDLDLRVKLSRLHNRVIPSVCGSPAPYQYVGKIPRVDSDLRVSAQVIFEGVNALNFKAAGFRLTGGLHVAAVYRVDGTLVALAEDVGRHNAADKAIGMAALKETPLGECFLASSGRLSGDMTYKAAKVGIPIIASIAAALSSGLDAAEKTNVTLVGFVRGKRLNIYSAPQRIII
- a CDS encoding molybdopterin dinucleotide-binding protein: MAEQKLKVTLLTGRTIEQGVGKERGKSSEDYFDACSMCYMDAGDMQKLGIKNGTNIKVTTKSGSVVLRAVKYRRASTPGLIYIPYGPWANAVCSDETTSIGMPTFKGTPAEVEPAPDEPVLKLEELLKAEFGR
- a CDS encoding formylmethanofuran dehydrogenase subunit B, whose amino-acid sequence is MSVIKSVTCPICGCLCDDIELTVENNEVTKVKNGCAVCESKFIGYRSEHRIKTPLIRKDGKLVPVSMKEAIHKAAEILANANYPVLYGWSSTSCEAQRLGVELAEEVGGVMDNTAVVCHGPSILGEQEAGIPTGTLGQIRHRADLIIYWGCDPWSAHPRHLERYTSFAEGRFEKSEWQSYLKKLKAQAGQKKVESTTRRLSAGVQIPRPQACSLGGMPPSLSKRGRKLIVIDVRKTMSAEMADFFIQVEPNKDYELVQALRALVQDQELDVDKVAGIPIETLRELADALVNCELGVIFFGMGLTQSTGKFRNIEVAISLVRDLNMRTKFLILPMRGHFNVTGANTVTAWQSGYPYGVDFSMGYPRYNPGETTCMEILLREENDATLVIAADPAANFPKKAVQNMVKHPLIVIDPHMNATAILGDVVIPSAFVGIEVEGSAYRMDHVPLPLKKVVEPPEGIISDLEILTKILEEVKAIKAQKTETNQPPAEAKPKAKTETKKKPKSVKKTKKKKEAA